GAGGCGCCGCGGCCGACTGCGCCGGAGAAACCGCGGCCGTCGGAATCCAATCGAGAAAACCGCCGGAGCCGTCGGGCTGGAAACCTAGAATTGATTGTTCACAATTGCAGCCGCAACAACATGACGGCGAAAACCGATTAGCCAATGCCCTAACCTCCGCGGGCGGTTTTGCGAGAGTGGCAAGGCTTGCAGAGCCCTTGCCAATTAGAGCGGCGCCAGAAAAGTTTTAAGTCGCCGCGATGGGGGACGATATGGTCGACCTCGACCGCGATCGCGTCGCCGCAACCCTTGCAAACGTGGTTTACAGGATCGGAGAGAAACGCGATCCTCGCAAGTCTCCACTTGCGACCATAGCCACGTTTCGCCGCGGACGGTCGGCGCCGATCGACCGGCCGCGGCGTGGGCTGGGCCGCGCCGCCGCAAGTGGTGCAACGCGGAGAGCGGTTAATGTGTGCTCGACCACATCGGACGCAAGCGCGGCGGGCGCGGGGTACGGACATTATTCGAAAGGATTCGCGGGCTTCGCGGATGAAGCCGGCGAAGCAGACGGGCCGGGATCGCTAATGGCGCGAAGTTCCGCGAAAAGCGAAGCCTTCGCTTTGTCGCGGCGATGATCGTCCAGAGCATCCGCTAGAAGTTGCTTTTCCCATTCAGAGGCGCGGGGCGGCTGATCACCGGGAGCGGTGAACGGCAGCAAGGGAATCGCATTACCGGATCCAGTGAACCGCGAAAAGACACCGCGGCGAACCGCGACGAACAAAGCGAAGGCGATAAAAAATACAACAATAGCAGTAGTCATCGGGCGGGCCGTGGAGGTGTGAGTAAGTGAGCGAGCAACAACGCCGCGACGACCGCGAGAGCGACCAGGACTGCGGAGTCGGAACGAATTCGAGAGAGTGAACTATTGATGCCGTCCAATTCGCGACGGATCGCGGGAAGCTTCCCGAGGCTATCGAGCAGACGACCACCGAGACGAGCTCGCCCACCGTCGCGAGTTTCCGCGCCGTCGCTGCCTTCACCCGCGAGGCGATAGCAAGTCCGCAAGTCGGAATAGAACGCATCGGCCGAAGCGGGCAAACTGTCACGAGTCGCCAAGTACAAAACGCCGGAATCAGGACGCGCGAAAATAAACGCCGGAGGCGAGGAGCCGGCCGGCATCGACTTTGCAAATCGCGTTTTGAAAAGCGTATCGTCGACCGAATAGCGGACCACTCGGCACTTCGAAGCGAGCGAGCGGAGCCCGGAGTGCTCGCGGAAAAACTCCGCGAATTCGCCGGAGTCCCCGACGAAGATGAGCTGATAGCGGCCGCTATCGTCAGCCGGAGTGCCCGCCGGCGAGACGGAACACGAGAGCAACGCGACACAAACCAAAAACGCGAAACGCAGAAACATTAGAACGCCGTAAATTACCGGATAGCGGACTTGAGCCGATCACCGATGGCAGAGCCAGCGGTGTTCGTTCTTTGAAGATAGACGTTAAGAAAACCGAGCCGCTCAGACGGCGAAAGTTTTCCCCAGCACGACTCACAGAGGAACAACGCAGAGTCGCCGGAATCGGTAACTAAGTTATGCCAACCATCGCCGACGGTAGGCTTTCGACATCGAACGCAACCATACGAGCCGGTTTTAACTTCGTTAAGTTTCGAGCTATCGACCGGACTTGCGGCCGCTTTCCTGGAGATTTCGACATGACAAGTCCCGAGGCATTGCACGGCGTGACGAGAGACGAGAGCGGCCGCGGCGCGATCGGCAGAAACCGTAGTTGTTGAACCGATGCTGCCCCGATCACATGGACAAGAGCCGTCCGAGCAATCGGCCGGACACTCCCCGCCGGGACAATCGGCCGGACACTCCCCGCCGGGACAATCGAAGTCGTTCGAGTCGAAGGAATCACCGCGATCGCGGTTGAAGAACCCGTCGCGATCGCGATCGCGTCGCGGGAACTGATCGCTTGCGGAATCAGGGCTGCCGATGAGCAGGCAACCTGTCGACATGGAGCAGAGGAGAGCAAAGCCGAGCCCGAAGACGAACCGAGGCAATAGCGAGGGGGAGCGGAGACGTTTAAGGTTTTGCATGGAATCCATCGTTCATAGAAAGGAGCGGGCGCGGGGGCCCCGAGTGCAGTTAAAGCAAACCCACCATACCGACGCCAGTTTGTCACAAACTCATTGACTGGAATCGAAAGCGGGGTCTTCGTCCGGTTGTTATCGAGCAACACAGCGACGGTGTCGCCATTTTTGGTACCAAACCCGCAGAACGTGACGGCGTGAGCCGTGAAGTACCACACGACCGCACCGCGACGTGTTCGACTTGCCCACTTTAAGAATTCAACATCGCCGCTTTCCGTAGCGGCAAACGGTATACGCTCCGCGCTGCAAATCGCCTTTAAGCTTCGCGCAGTTTGCCCGCCGCCGTAGGTGCGACGGATTCGCGCCGCTCGCGCTGTGTCATTTTGCCAGTTGATATGACTAATGAGCGACGCGACGGCGCAGGAGCCTTCCCCGCGGTGGAGCCAGTTAACCTGCCGCATGGAAAACGGCAGATTGACCGCGGGTGGAAACTCGACCGAGGGTGGGGAAAAGACAAAAGCCGGCCGCGGTTGCAAGTCAGCGCAACCAGCCAAGAGCGAGACCCCTAGCAGGCACAACAAGAAGAACGGGCGAGAGATGCTTCGCATTGCAAACAAACCTGAGTATTGATGAGCGAGCCGCAGCCGCGGCAGCGTAACGGGCGCGGCCGATGGCCACCGACCGTCATCCTGTCGCGTATGACACAAACCGTGCTGTGATGCACGCCCGCGGCAATCGCGATCTGACGGAGCGAAGCTTGCCCGCTGTCGATCGCGTCGCGGATTTTCCGCTTCTGATCTTCCGACAAAGTCGGCCGGCGAATCGGCGGACTGAGTGTGTCGACGTGAACCCATCGCCAAGCCGTTGACACCGAGACGCCCGCAAGCCTTGCGGCCTCGATGTAAGAAAGGCCGGCATTGACCGAGGCGACTATTTCGCCGCGTGTTGCAACTCGCATTGAAGCTCCGCTAATGCAAAAAGAGGAACGCGCCCGACTTCATGCCGCACGCATGGCGGAAAAAACATACCGCGAGCAATGGAACGGAAAACCCGACAATTGGCTGCTTTTCCGGAGATTCTCCCCGACCCTCCAAAAGTCCGACGGGCGAAAGCTTTCGCGGATGATCAACGCGAAAGCAAGTAACACACACCGCGAGCGACTACAGACCGATGGGCAAACGTGGACCACTACCGAAGCCGACCGCCAGAAAACGCCTCGAAGGAAATCCCGGCCACAGACAATTGCCCGACGATGAGCCGGAGCCGCGAACACTGTCGGAAGTACCAGACGCGCCAGGGTGGCTGCCGCCGCTCGCGTGCGACGCGTGGCAACTAGTAACCGAAGAACTTCACGCCGTCGAAATGCTCGCGACGCTCGATCTACCTATCCTCGAAATGTGGTGCATATCGTACGCATCCTGGCGAGAGATGTTTAACGACGTGACGAAGAACGGATACACGCAGGAGTTTTTCGACGCCGAGGGAAATTTGAAATACTCACAGCCGACGCCGGCCGCGACGCTACTTGGAAAATTCGCGAGCGATTGCAATCGCTGGGCAAAAGTGCTGGGGCTGGGGCCGGCATATCGCGTTGGCTTGCGCATCGGCGACGGACCAAAGTCAAAAGCATCAGCCGTCGACCCCATCGCAGCCGTTCTAGCGGGCGTGGGGATGCAGGGCGCAGCAGTGAACCCGCCGCCGAAGAAAGCCGCGGGAAAGCGAGCCGCTAGAACCGTCGCGAAGAGCCCGCGAAAGAAACGCAAAGCGGCCGCGACGAAAGCGAAGAATTGACCAGTGGCCGCAAAACCGAAATACACACCCACACGGGCGCAACTTAAACGCGCAGCCGATGAAGGCTGGGCCGATTGGATCCAGACCCCACAGGATGAAGTAGCCGTCGCTCGCGGTTGCTACTTCGACATCGGCGCCGCGATGGCGACGCGGAACCTATTCGAAAGCGTATTGACACACGGAAAGGCGCCCTTCGACGGGAAACCGTTCTTGTTGCTCGACTGGCAATGGCACGGGCTGATCGGTCCGCTATACGGATGGAGGATGCCCGACGGAACGCGACGCTTCCTAAGTTGCTTCACGTTCATACCGAAGAAGAACGGCAAAACGC
This genomic window from Allorhodopirellula heiligendammensis contains:
- a CDS encoding HNH endonuclease signature motif containing protein: MSVPRARRACVRCGRAHINRSPRCTTCGGAAQPTPRPVDRRRPSAAKRGYGRKWRLARIAFLSDPVNHVCKGCGDAIAVEVDHIVPHRGDLKLFWRRSNWQGLCKPCHSRKTARGG
- a CDS encoding helix-turn-helix domain-containing protein is translated as MRVATRGEIVASVNAGLSYIEAARLAGVSVSTAWRWVHVDTLSPPIRRPTLSEDQKRKIRDAIDSGQASLRQIAIAAGVHHSTVCVIRDRMTVGGHRPRPLRCRGCGSLINTQVCLQCEASLARSSCCAC
- a CDS encoding phage terminase small subunit P27 family, giving the protein MGKRGPLPKPTARKRLEGNPGHRQLPDDEPEPRTLSEVPDAPGWLPPLACDAWQLVTEELHAVEMLATLDLPILEMWCISYASWREMFNDVTKNGYTQEFFDAEGNLKYSQPTPAATLLGKFASDCNRWAKVLGLGPAYRVGLRIGDGPKSKASAVDPIAAVLAGVGMQGAAVNPPPKKAAGKRAARTVAKSPRKKRKAAATKAKN